A segment of the Candidatus Andeanibacterium colombiense genome:
GCATATCGAGATGACCACGACGCCGGGCAAGGATTACGTCCAGGCCGCTCCGGTCCACGCGAACGAACATGTGCTGGAGCTTGCACCCGAGGCTGCGTTCAAGGTCGCGCAGGTGGCCGACGGAATGGGCGACAGCAAGGACCCCGGGGTGACCGACGATTTCATCGTCTTCCCGGTCCCGGCCCGGAAACCGGACCCGGCGGGCAAGGAGTTGCCGCTGGTTAAAGCGGCGCCCTAGATCTCCGTTACCGCTACGCCAAGTTCCAGCGCGGCCTTCGCCATACGCTCATCGAGCGTCACCAGGGAGCAGGCATTGGCCGCGCAGATCGCGAGATGCAGCGCATCGCCTGCGCGAAGCGATAATTCAGCGCGCCCGACGAAATCCGCCGCCTTCTCGAACGTATCCCGTTCGATCGAAAGCTCGATCAGGCTTTCATCGCGAAAGAACTGCCATTCGGACAACGCCTCGGCGCGTTGCTGCAGCGACAGGTCGCCGGTCCTGATCTTCATCGACAGGGCGCTCGCCACTTCCGTCGCGACCCATGGGCTGATCGCGAGCGCCCCGGGATCCTGTACGCCCAACCACGCCCTGACCCGGTTCGCGGCCGGTTCACGCACCAAGGCGCAAACCACGGCGGATGCATCGAGGTAATGAAGCGCCATCGTCAGTAGCTGGCATCGTCGCGCATGCGCCGCACCATATCCGCCGCGCTTTCCTTCTGTTCCGGCAGCCGCTCGGCCAACCGCGCGAGGCGGCCTACATCGACCTTTTTCAACTGGCGCCCGGTCGGCACCAGCCGCGCGGCAGGCTTGCCCCGGCGGGTGATCTCGACCGTTTCGCCGGCCTCGACCTTGTCGAGCAGTTCCGAAAGCCGCGCCTTGGCGTCGGCCAGGCTATAGCTGTCCATCCGCGATCTCCATAGTCGATATGACCAACTCGATGACTATATCGCGAAGGCGCGCGGATGGAAAGCTCAGCGCAGATCCGGCGGGGTCGCCCCCGCCTTGAGCGTGGCGATCGCATCGTCGAGCGAGAGGAACTGCTGCTGCTGTTCGCCGAGCGTGCGCATGGCGACCGTGCCTTCCTCGGCCTCGCGCTTGCCGACCACCAGCAGATGCGGGACCTTGGCGTGGCTGTGCTCGCGGACCTTGTAGTTGATCTTCTCGTTGCGCAGATCGGTCTCGACCCGGATGCCGGCCGCCTTGAGCTTCGCCTCGACCTCGCGGGCGTAATTGTCCGCATCCGAAACGATCGTCGCGACCACCGCCTGCACCGGGGCGAGCCACAGCGGCATCTTGCCGGCGAAATGTTCGATCAGGATCCCGATGAAGCGTTCGTAGCTACCGAAGATCGCGCGGTGGAGCATCACCGGGCGGTGGCGTTCGCCGTCCTCGCCGATATACGTGGCGTCGAGCCGCTCGGGCAGCACCCGGTCGGACTGGATCGTGCCGACCTGCCAGGTCCGCCCGATCGCATCGGTCAAATGCCATTCGAGCTTGGGCGCGTAGAATGCGCCTTCGCCGGGCAGTTCTTCCCAGCCATATTCGGGCGTGTTCAGCCCCGCCGCCGCGACCGCATCGCGCAATTCGGCCTCGGCCTGATCCCACATTTCCTCGGTGCCGAAGCGCTGGTCGGGGCGCAGGGCAAGCTTGATCGAATAGGTGAAGCCGAATTCGTCATAGATCCGGTCGGCCAGAGCGCAGAACTTGCGCACCTCGTCGACGATCTGGTCCTCGCGGCAGAAGATATGCGCATCGTCCTGGGTGAACTGGCGGACGCGCATCAGGCCGTGGAGCGCGCCGTGCGGTTCGTTGCGATGGCAGCAGCCGTTCTCGTAAAGCCGCAGCGGCAGGTCGCGGTAGGACTTGATGCCCTGCTTGAAGATCAGGATATGCGCCGGGCAGTTCATCGGCTTGAGAGCCATCCAGTCTGCCCCGGCAGACACCAGCGGGCCGTCGTCCTCGATGCTCGGGACCGCGTCGGGGATCACGAACATGTTCTCCCGGTACTTGCCCCAGTGGCCGCTCTGCTCCCACTGGCGCGCATCCATCACCTGCGGGGTCTTGACCTCGCGGTAGCCGGCATCGTCGATCGCGCGGCGCATATAGGCCTCGAGCTCGCGCCACATCATGTAGCCCTTGGGGTGCCAGAACACCGAGCCGTGCGCTTCGGGCTGGAGGTGGAACAGATCCATCTCCTGGCCGAGCTTGCGATGATCGCGCAGCAATGCCTGCTCGACCCGCTCGAGATGCGCGTCGAGCTGCTTCTTGTTCAGCCAGCCGGTGCCGTAGATGCGGCTGAGCATCGCGTTGTTCTGGTCGCCGCGCCAATAGGCGCCCGACACGCGCGTGAGCTTGAACGCATTGGGATCGAGCTTACCGGTCGAGGGGAGGTGGGGCCCGCGGCACATATCGAGCCACGCGGCCGGATGATGCGGCAGGCCCGACCAATAGACCGTCAGCGCCTCCCCCTCGGGCAGTTCCTGCGCCCATTCGGCCTTGAAGCTCTCGCCTTCGCTCTTCCAGCGGCTGATCAGCTGGTCGCGGGTCCAGACTTCGCGCACCAGCGGTTTGTCCGCGGCGATGATCCGGCGCATTTCGGCCTCGATCGCAGGCAGGTCCTCGTCGGTGAACGGGCCGTGCTCGGCGGTCGGCGCGAAATCGTAATAGAAGCCGTCGTCGGTCGAAGGGCCGAAGGTGATCTGCGTGCCGGGGAACAGCGCCTGCACCGCTTCGGCCAGCACATGCGCGAAATCGTGCCGCGCGAGTTCGAGCGCCTCGGCCTCGTCCCGCGCGGTCACCAGTGCGAGTTGCGCATCGCCGTCGAACGGGCGGTGAATGTCGCGCAATTCGCCGTTCACCCGCGCGGCGATCGCCGCCTTGGCGAGGCCCGGGCCGATCGCCGCCGCGACATCCGCAGGGGTCGAGCCCTGCGGCATTTCGCGCACCGAACCGTCGGGCAGGCTGATCTTCAACATGGCACCCATCGAAACTCTCTCATCCGTATGCGGCGCCAATGGCAGAATTGCCCACGCGCCGGAAGCCTTTGGCGTCGGAAGCGGCTGGAGTTCGGGAGGTCGACGCCGTGCCGCCCGAACCCGGGCGGCGGCGGTGCGGTCAGGCCGCGACCGTCCGCCCCCGGAGACCGGAGGTGGTAGTAGTGGTCGTGGTGGTTACACGCGTCATGCCGAGCGATATAGGCGGCGGAAGTTGCGAAGTCACTAGCAGGAGAACGCAGTGCGCGACGCACCCCAGCACACGCTGGTCTCGATCCTGCCTTGCAGCGATATCGAAGCAAGCACTGCATTCAATGCCCGCATCGGGCTGAAGCCGCAGAGCGACTATGATCCGGACGAGACGCTCGTGCGGATCGGTTGGCCGAGTCATTTGCGCGAGTGAGCCTTGTGGTTCACTCTCGCGAGTTCCACATAGCCCGCAATGAGCGAAACCCGCTTCCATTCACTCCCCGACGGCCGCCGGATTGCGTTCCGCAAGGCCGAAGGCGCGGGTCCGGTGCTGGTGTTTCTCCCCGGCTATATGTCCGACATGGCGGGCGGCAAGGCGACCGCGGTGTTCGACTGGGCGCAGGCCAACCGCCGCGCGTGCCTGCTGCTCGATTACTCGGGCTGCGGCGAGAGCGACGGGGATTTCACCGATGGCACGCTGACCGGCTGGCGCGACGAAGTGCTGGCGCTGCTCGCAGCAGAGACCGGCGGGCCGGTGGTGCTGGTCGGATCGTCGATGGGCGGCTGGCTGATGCTGCTCTGTGCGCTCGAGTTGGGAGAGCGTATTGCCGGGCTCATCGGCATCGCCGCCGCGCCCGATTTCACCGACTGGGGTTATAGCGCCGAACAGCGGGCCAGGCTGGCTGCGGGGGAGACGGTGTTCGAGGACAATCCCTTTGGTCCCGAGCGCACCCCGACCTATCCCGCCTTCTGGCGCGATGGCCAGGCGCGGCGGCTGCTCGGCGGCACGATCCCGCTGACCTGCCCGGTTCGCCTGCTCCACGGTCAGCGCGACACCGACGTACCTTACGCCATCTCGCTGCGCCTTGCCGCAGCCTTGCGTTCAGACGATGTGCAGGTGGTGCTGATCAAGGACGGCGACCATCGCCTCTCGCGCGATTCCGACGTTGCCCTGCTGTTGCGCAATGTCGCGACCCTGGATTGAAACGCCCATGATCGCCTTCCTGCTCCCGCTCCTCGCCCAGGCTTCCACCGATGCCGTGGATCCTTCAGGCTTCCGTTACCCGACCACTCGGCACGCCCCGGTCGAAAGCTCCGTAAGTTCCGCCGCGCTGGCCCCGCCGCAGTCGGCGGAGCAGGACCGGCTGACTGTCTGCCTCAAGCAAACCACCGACGATCCAGCCGGCGCGGCGTTCAGCGCCAACGGCTGGATCCTCGAAACGAGCGGCGCCGAGCGCAGCTATGCGAGGCAATGCCTCGGCATGGCCTATACAGTGCAGCAGAAGTGGCAATCGGCCGAGGATGCGTTCCTCGCCGGCCGCGCCGACACGCCGGCGGACAATCCCGGTCGCCGGGCGAGGCTTGCGGCGATGGCCGGTAACTCCGCGCTGGCTGACGGGCGCAATGACAATGCGCTGGCCGATCTCGGCATGGCCGCGGTGGACGCGACCGGCGCCAGCGACACGATCCTCGGCGGCGAGATCGAGATCGACCGCGCGCGCGCGCTGGTCGCGCTGGGCAAGACCGGCGAGGCCGGCGCGGCGCTGGAGAAGGCGCGCCGCGAAGCTCCGCAGAACTCCGACGCGTGGCTGCTGTCGGCGACGCTGGCCCGCCGCGGCGGCGATCTCGCCACCGCGCAGTCGCACATCGCCACCGCCGCCGGGCTCGATCCCACCAATCCGCAGATCGACCTCGAAGCCGGCGTCATCGCCGCGTTGGGCGGCAAGGACGACGCCGCACGCAAGAGCTTCCAGTCGGTGATCCAGCTATGGCCCGGCTCGCCCGACGCCGACACCGCGAAGACCTATCTGGCGCAGCTCGATCCCCCACCTGCCGAAGGCATAACCCCATGATCCCGCTTTCCGTCCTCGATCTCGTCCCGATTCGCAAAGGCAGTGGCGTGAGCGAGGCGCTGCAGGCCGCGGCGGCCTATGCGAAAGTGGCCGAGGATGCCGGCTATAAGCGCTTCTGGGTCGCCGAACATCACGCGACCGAGGGCGTCGCGGGCGGGGCAGCGGCGGTGGTGCTCGCCCATATCGGTCATGCGACGAGCACCATCCGCATCGGTTCGGGCGGGATCATGCTGCCCAACCACAATCCTTTCGTGATCGCGGAACAGTTCGGCACACTCGACGCGTTGTTCCCCGGACGGGTCGATCTCGGGCTCGGCCGCGCGCCGGGCGCAGCGCCGATCCTCGGCCAGGCCCTGCGCAAGGAACTCCACCAGGTCGCGCAATATTTCCCCCAGGACGTGATCGAACTGCGCGCGCTCGTCACCGGCGAACCGCCGCTGCCGATCAAGGCGGTCCCCGGGCTCGGCGCGAAGCTCCAGTTCTGGATGCTCGGATCGAGCCTGTTCGGCGCGCAGCTGGCGGCGCAGCTGAGCCTGCCCTATGCCTTCGCGAGCCATTTCGCGCCCGACCATCTCGACGAGGCGCTGGCGATCTACCGCCGCAGCTTCGTACCCTCGGAAACGCTCGAGCGCCCCTATTGCATGGCCGCGATGAGCGTGATCGCGGGCGAAACCGACGCCGAGGGCGAATTGCTCGCCTCGTCGCAGGACCAGTCCTTCGTGCGCCTGCGGACCGGCGAGCCGGGCAAATTGCCGCCACCGGTTCCGGGCTATCTCGACAGCCTGCCGCTGTCCTCGCAATCGATCATCCAGCGGCTTTCAGTCGCCCGCGCGGTTGGCGGCCCGGCCACGGTGCGGGAGAAGATCCTGCGCTTCGCGGAGCGGACTGGGGCGGACGAGCTTATTCTGTCCGGCGCGGTCTACGATCCCGAAGCGCGGTGCCATTCGCTGCGCCTCACGATGGACGCGGTGAAGGGTAGCACACCTTGAACCACCCAGAAGCAAGGCGTAGGGTCGGTTAGATTGATGCCGTATTGAGTAATATAATTTCAGCGCGAGAGGAGTAGGTCCAGATGGCGACCGCGCGATCCGGGGCAAAATCGGCGAAGACGAAGCGCGACAAGGCCAGCACGCCGCCGCCTGCAGGCGGTGACGCACTGCTGGCCGAACTCACCCAGGCGGTGGAGGCATCGCTGCTGCCCGGCGATAGCCGGCCCGGCACCGAACGGCTGCGGGAGGCAGCCGCCTTCCTGCTCGAGACCGCCCGCAAGCGGACGCCCGGCAGCGCCACCATCGCGCTCCGTTCCGGCGCCAACGGCCACCGCTACACCGCGCTGGCAATCGTCAATGACGACATGCCGTTCCTCGTCGATTCGATCGCCGCCGCGCTCGCCGCCCAGGGGCTGGCGATCGACCAGCTGGTGCATCCGATACTCCGCGTGGAACGCGACGAAGCGGGCGCGCTCGCCGGCTTCCCTGCCTTCGGCGCGGCATCGCACGAATCGATGATCTATATCGAGACCTCGCGCATCGACGGGCGCCAGCGCCGCGAATTGGCGAGCGCGCTGGAAACCACGCTTGCCGACGTGAGGGCGGCGGTGGCCGATTGGCCCAAGATGCAGGCGCTGATCGCGCGCGATGCGGAAAGCCTGGGCGATCCGGAGGCCGAAGCACTGCTGCTGTGGCTTGGCGGCGGCAAGCTGACCCAGCTCGGCCACATCACCCGGCGGCGGGACGGACGCGACGCCAAGCCGCTCGGCATCTGTCGCAAATCGGCCAAGGCGATCCTTGCCGATGCGAGCTATGCCCGCGCGTTCGACTGGTTCGACCGCCAGGGCGCGGCCCAAGCGCCGCTGATCGTCAAGGCCAACCGCCTGTCGCTGGTTCACCGCCGGGTACCGCTGGATCTGTTCATCGTGCCGGTGGTCGAGGACGGCAAGATTGCCGCCCTGTCGGTCCACGCCGGGATTTGGACCAGCGCGGCGCTGGCCGCCCCGCCCGAAACGGTGCCGCTGCTCCGCCGCCAGATGGCCGCACTGGCCGAACGCCTCGGGCTCGACCCGAAGGATCATGACGGCAAGACCCTTGAGCACGCCTTCGCCGCGCTGCCGCACGACATTGCGATCGGGTTCCCCGACGAAGCGCTGGAGCGCGTGGTGACCGCGATGATGGCGCTGAGCGACCGCCCGCGCCCGCGCCTGGTGCTGGTGCACGCGGCGCTCGAACGCCACTTGTTCGCCTTCGTGTGGTTCCCGCGCGACCTGATTAGCGCCAACGTTCGCCCGCGTGTGCTCGCGATGCTCGAAGACGCGACCCGGGGCACGGTGATCGACTGGAGCCTCGCGATCGAGGGCGGCAATCTGGCCGCCCTGCGCTTCGTGATCGACCTGCGCGACGCGGCCCAGGTGCTCGGCGAACAGGCGCTCGACGCGCGGTTGCAAACGATGCTGCGCGGCTGGTCCGAAGCGGTCGAGGCCGAGCTGGGGAAGACCGAGGATCCGACCCGCGCCGCCGCGATGGCGACGCGTTTCGCCGAAGCGGTACCGGCGGCCAACCAGCTCGACTACAGCCCGCCCGAAGCCGCGCGCGACATACTGCGTTTGCGCGCGCTTTATACCGCCAATCCCCACCCGGCCGAAGGACGCGCCGCGCGGCTCTATCGTTGCGAAGACGATGCGCCCGAACATTTGCGGCTGAAAATCTATCAGCTCGACGGTGCGCTGGCACTGTCCGACGCCGTTCCGGTGTTGGAGAACTTCGGCTTCCGCGTGCTGCAGGAACTGCCGGTGCCGCTGGGCGACACCGGGCAGGCGACGATCCACGATTTCACCCTGACCCTTCCAGCCGGGGAAGATGCCGGCGCGGTGATGGAACGCGCCGCCGCGGTCGAGCAGGCGATCGCGGCGGTGCTTAACGGCGAAGCCGAGAACGACGTGTTCAACCGGCTGACCGTGGGTGCCGCGCTGTCGGCGCGAGACGCCAATCTGCTGCGCGCCTTCTATCGCTATCTGCGTCAGGCCGGAATCAGCTACACGATCTACACCGTGGTCGACGCGCTCGACCGCGCGCCCGAAGTTACCCGTGGGCTGATCGCGCTGTTCGACCTGCGCCACGATCCGGCCCAGACCGGCGACCGTGCGAAGCTCGCGGCCGAGGCCGAAGAAGCGATCCGCGCCGGACTGGCCAAGGTCGAGGCGATCAACGACGACCGGCTGCTGCGGCTCTATCAGGCGGCGTTCCGCGCGATCCTGCGGACCAACGCCTTCTCGCCCGCCGCCGCCGAAGCGCTCGCGTTCAAGCTCGATTCGGCCGAAGTCCCCGGCCTGCCGCGCCCGGTGCCGTGGCGCGAAATCTGGGTCTATTCGCGCCGGGTCGAAGGCATCCATCTGCGCGCCGGGCCGATCGCCCGCGGCGGCATCCGCTGGTCGGACCGGCGCGACGATTTCCGCACCGAGATCCTCGGGCTGATGAAGGCGCAGCGGGTCAAGAACGCGGTGATCGTACCGACCGGGGCCAAGGGCGGCTTCTACCCGAAGGCCCTGCCCGATCCGCGCAAGGACCGTGACGGCTGGGCCGCCGAAGGCCAGGCAAGCTACGAAGTGTTCATCCGGGCGCTCCTGTCGGTCACCGACAATATCGTCGGTGACAAGGTCGTGCATCCGAAGCGCGTGGTCGTGCGCGACGGCGACGATCCCTATTTCGTGGTCGCCGCCGACAAGGGCACCGCGAGCTATTCCGACATCGCCAATGCGATCGCCGAAGCCCGCGACTTCTGGCTCGACGATGCTTTCGCCAGCGGTGGCTCGCACGGCTACGATCACAAGGCGATGGGCATCACCGCGCGGGGCGCGTGGCTGTCGGTCCAGCGCCACTTCCTCGAACTCGGAATCGACGTGCAGCAGGACGCCATCCGCACGGTCGGCTGCGGCGACATGTCGGGCGACGTGTTCGGCAACGGCATGCTTCT
Coding sequences within it:
- a CDS encoding type II toxin-antitoxin system VapC family toxin, producing MALHYLDASAVVCALVREPAANRVRAWLGVQDPGALAISPWVATEVASALSMKIRTGDLSLQQRAEALSEWQFFRDESLIELSIERDTFEKAADFVGRAELSLRAGDALHLAICAANACSLVTLDERMAKAALELGVAVTEI
- a CDS encoding type II toxin-antitoxin system prevent-host-death family antitoxin, producing the protein MDSYSLADAKARLSELLDKVEAGETVEITRRGKPAARLVPTGRQLKKVDVGRLARLAERLPEQKESAADMVRRMRDDASY
- the thrS gene encoding threonine--tRNA ligase; this translates as MGAMLKISLPDGSVREMPQGSTPADVAAAIGPGLAKAAIAARVNGELRDIHRPFDGDAQLALVTARDEAEALELARHDFAHVLAEAVQALFPGTQITFGPSTDDGFYYDFAPTAEHGPFTDEDLPAIEAEMRRIIAADKPLVREVWTRDQLISRWKSEGESFKAEWAQELPEGEALTVYWSGLPHHPAAWLDMCRGPHLPSTGKLDPNAFKLTRVSGAYWRGDQNNAMLSRIYGTGWLNKKQLDAHLERVEQALLRDHRKLGQEMDLFHLQPEAHGSVFWHPKGYMMWRELEAYMRRAIDDAGYREVKTPQVMDARQWEQSGHWGKYRENMFVIPDAVPSIEDDGPLVSAGADWMALKPMNCPAHILIFKQGIKSYRDLPLRLYENGCCHRNEPHGALHGLMRVRQFTQDDAHIFCREDQIVDEVRKFCALADRIYDEFGFTYSIKLALRPDQRFGTEEMWDQAEAELRDAVAAAGLNTPEYGWEELPGEGAFYAPKLEWHLTDAIGRTWQVGTIQSDRVLPERLDATYIGEDGERHRPVMLHRAIFGSYERFIGILIEHFAGKMPLWLAPVQAVVATIVSDADNYAREVEAKLKAAGIRVETDLRNEKINYKVREHSHAKVPHLLVVGKREAEEGTVAMRTLGEQQQQFLSLDDAIATLKAGATPPDLR
- a CDS encoding alpha/beta hydrolase — protein: MSETRFHSLPDGRRIAFRKAEGAGPVLVFLPGYMSDMAGGKATAVFDWAQANRRACLLLDYSGCGESDGDFTDGTLTGWRDEVLALLAAETGGPVVLVGSSMGGWLMLLCALELGERIAGLIGIAAAPDFTDWGYSAEQRARLAAGETVFEDNPFGPERTPTYPAFWRDGQARRLLGGTIPLTCPVRLLHGQRDTDVPYAISLRLAAALRSDDVQVVLIKDGDHRLSRDSDVALLLRNVATLD
- a CDS encoding tetratricopeptide repeat protein, translated to MIAFLLPLLAQASTDAVDPSGFRYPTTRHAPVESSVSSAALAPPQSAEQDRLTVCLKQTTDDPAGAAFSANGWILETSGAERSYARQCLGMAYTVQQKWQSAEDAFLAGRADTPADNPGRRARLAAMAGNSALADGRNDNALADLGMAAVDATGASDTILGGEIEIDRARALVALGKTGEAGAALEKARREAPQNSDAWLLSATLARRGGDLATAQSHIATAAGLDPTNPQIDLEAGVIAALGGKDDAARKSFQSVIQLWPGSPDADTAKTYLAQLDPPPAEGITP
- a CDS encoding LLM class flavin-dependent oxidoreductase; its protein translation is MIPLSVLDLVPIRKGSGVSEALQAAAAYAKVAEDAGYKRFWVAEHHATEGVAGGAAAVVLAHIGHATSTIRIGSGGIMLPNHNPFVIAEQFGTLDALFPGRVDLGLGRAPGAAPILGQALRKELHQVAQYFPQDVIELRALVTGEPPLPIKAVPGLGAKLQFWMLGSSLFGAQLAAQLSLPYAFASHFAPDHLDEALAIYRRSFVPSETLERPYCMAAMSVIAGETDAEGELLASSQDQSFVRLRTGEPGKLPPPVPGYLDSLPLSSQSIIQRLSVARAVGGPATVREKILRFAERTGADELILSGAVYDPEARCHSLRLTMDAVKGSTP
- a CDS encoding NAD-glutamate dehydrogenase, translating into MATARSGAKSAKTKRDKASTPPPAGGDALLAELTQAVEASLLPGDSRPGTERLREAAAFLLETARKRTPGSATIALRSGANGHRYTALAIVNDDMPFLVDSIAAALAAQGLAIDQLVHPILRVERDEAGALAGFPAFGAASHESMIYIETSRIDGRQRRELASALETTLADVRAAVADWPKMQALIARDAESLGDPEAEALLLWLGGGKLTQLGHITRRRDGRDAKPLGICRKSAKAILADASYARAFDWFDRQGAAQAPLIVKANRLSLVHRRVPLDLFIVPVVEDGKIAALSVHAGIWTSAALAAPPETVPLLRRQMAALAERLGLDPKDHDGKTLEHAFAALPHDIAIGFPDEALERVVTAMMALSDRPRPRLVLVHAALERHLFAFVWFPRDLISANVRPRVLAMLEDATRGTVIDWSLAIEGGNLAALRFVIDLRDAAQVLGEQALDARLQTMLRGWSEAVEAELGKTEDPTRAAAMATRFAEAVPAANQLDYSPPEAARDILRLRALYTANPHPAEGRAARLYRCEDDAPEHLRLKIYQLDGALALSDAVPVLENFGFRVLQELPVPLGDTGQATIHDFTLTLPAGEDAGAVMERAAAVEQAIAAVLNGEAENDVFNRLTVGAALSARDANLLRAFYRYLRQAGISYTIYTVVDALDRAPEVTRGLIALFDLRHDPAQTGDRAKLAAEAEEAIRAGLAKVEAINDDRLLRLYQAAFRAILRTNAFSPAAAEALAFKLDSAEVPGLPRPVPWREIWVYSRRVEGIHLRAGPIARGGIRWSDRRDDFRTEILGLMKAQRVKNAVIVPTGAKGGFYPKALPDPRKDRDGWAAEGQASYEVFIRALLSVTDNIVGDKVVHPKRVVVRDGDDPYFVVAADKGTASYSDIANAIAEARDFWLDDAFASGGSHGYDHKAMGITARGAWLSVQRHFLELGIDVQQDAIRTVGCGDMSGDVFGNGMLLSKTLRLVAAFDHRHIFLDPDPDPAASWKERKRMFKLPRSSWDDYDKKLISKGGGVFPRTLKTIPLSPEVRAALGTDANEMDPEKLISTILKAPVDLLWFGGIGTYVKSSAENNAAVGDPANDALRIDGNEVRAKVIGEGANLGCTQAGRIEFALKGGRNNTDFIDNSAGVDCSDNEVNIKIAFAGAKRAGKLTEKRRDEILVEMTDDVAALVLEDNRLQALSLSIAESGGAAAMPSYIRLIDMLEERGQLDRKTEGLAESDLLSRRAADGRGLTRPELAVLLSSTKLALQEAIEHSTLPGDPLLEPTLIAAFPPAMRKAFKQQILTHRLRREIVATKLANRMVNRISVIHPFELAEEEGATLDQVAAAFAAVEVLFGMDAIWQRIETAKMPETARIALFTRASAALTDHMADLLRVGRGALEPAKLAGDLGAGVKELSAAADRLLADEARGRSQSSREEFVAAGAPAAEAAMVAHLHDLDGAIGLARLAKERGTKVTLLAQAFVDLGARLGLDWAQQTAAAMSPSDPWERLLVNGLARDFQHMRLDFLQRTITGKGDPLRAVKVWAETQQAAIGEFRATVARARSAVPAAPAMLAQIASQARNLLAR